The Asterias amurensis chromosome 21, ASM3211899v1 genome has a segment encoding these proteins:
- the LOC139953300 gene encoding ubiquitin-conjugating enzyme E2-17 kDa-like produces the protein MAATRIKKELKDLGRDPLAMCSAGPVDDNLFHWHASITGPVDSVYSSGVFFLEINFPSDYPFKPPRVQFRTKIYHPNINTNGSICLDILRSQWSPALTVSKVLLSISSLLTDPNPDDPLVPEIARVYKTDRDRYDKMAREWTRLYARS, from the exons ATGGCGGCTACACGAATTAAAAAG GAATTAAAAGATCTAGGACGAGACCCACTGGCAATGTGCTCAGCAGGGCCAGTAGATGATAACT TATTCCATTGGCATGCGTCTATCACAGGGCCA GTCGACAGTGTTTATTCCAGTGGAGTCTTTTTCCTTGAGATCAATTTTCCTTCAGATTATCCTTTCAAACCGCCAAGG GTCCAGTTTAGGACGAAAATCTACCACCCTAACATTAACACAAACGGAAGCATCTGCCTTGACATACTAAGGTCACAGTGGTCCCCAGCGCTAACAGTCTCTAAAG TACTACTATCCATTTCATCATTACTCACCGATCCCAATCCCGACGACCCCTTGGTGCCCGAGATAGCCAGGGTCTACAAGACGGACAGGGACAGATACGACAAGATGGCCCGGGAATGGACGAGGTTATACGCCCGCTCATGA
- the LOC139953302 gene encoding CDGSH iron-sulfur domain-containing protein 2-like isoform X1, which translates to METIATFFKVSLPEYLRSLPLPDTFWGFLTLAGKDWLYILPAAGAVGVVAYFVVSKIKSQCESCGDTIVNRSVMKDQEKVVHSYDMEDLADSVAFCRCWRSKKFPFCDGTHNSHNKVTGDNVGPLCLSKKSKGSS; encoded by the exons ATGGAGACAATTGCAACTTTCTTCAAAGTTTCACTACCGGAATACCTGCGGAGCTTGCCTCTTCCGGATacattttggggatttttgacgcTGGCAG GCAAAGATTGGCTGTATATTCTTCCGGCAGCCGGAGCTGTGGGCGTTGTGGCCTACTTTGTGGTGTCCAAGATTAAGTCACAGTGTGAAAGTTGTGGTGACACTATCGTCAATAGAAGTGTGATGAAGGACCAAGAGAAGGTTGTCCACTCCTACGACATGGAGGATCTTGCAGACAGTGTCGCTTTCTGCCGTTGTTGGAGATCAAAGAAG TTCCCGTTCTGCGACGGCACACACAACTCCCACAACAAAGTTACCGGAGACAACGTTGGGCCGTTGTGTCTCTCAAAAAAAAGCAAAGGGTCTTCCTAG
- the LOC139953302 gene encoding CDGSH iron-sulfur domain-containing protein 1-like isoform X2 translates to MTIGCKDWLYILPAAGAVGVVAYFVVSKIKSQCESCGDTIVNRSVMKDQEKVVHSYDMEDLADSVAFCRCWRSKKFPFCDGTHNSHNKVTGDNVGPLCLSKKSKGSS, encoded by the exons ATGACCATCGGAT GCAAAGATTGGCTGTATATTCTTCCGGCAGCCGGAGCTGTGGGCGTTGTGGCCTACTTTGTGGTGTCCAAGATTAAGTCACAGTGTGAAAGTTGTGGTGACACTATCGTCAATAGAAGTGTGATGAAGGACCAAGAGAAGGTTGTCCACTCCTACGACATGGAGGATCTTGCAGACAGTGTCGCTTTCTGCCGTTGTTGGAGATCAAAGAAG TTCCCGTTCTGCGACGGCACACACAACTCCCACAACAAAGTTACCGGAGACAACGTTGGGCCGTTGTGTCTCTCAAAAAAAAGCAAAGGGTCTTCCTAG